One Manihot esculenta cultivar AM560-2 chromosome 6, M.esculenta_v8, whole genome shotgun sequence DNA segment encodes these proteins:
- the LOC110617024 gene encoding filamin A-interacting protein 1-like isoform X1 — MDKATIITTLTARRPKRQYPPAPPAPRILQLPRRKPPAKASAAKSGLQRNRKGKLETLFDQEREFTRGVMPIVTVSGGGDDQSEERRERVERRESVVMEEEKWKFQAEMLRAECNLLRMEREIAVKKMERRRVHVERALRSAVQTLLSGREKMCDGKNARVVLEEGIIELVEKLDKLQRRSRNKDLDVRKCSNFDKQASLLQRRLEKFSGGSDEIYVKEIQEMAEASLSINTSSSTKENFVSTRSSSSNNVQMEVLRRKMEGLSNGSLLERMEFEYGLMLSTEATSSNFAATSKQIESSELSSSSVRQPCKEREPYEERACSGCCKAIVQRVVEQVRAETEQWSQMQEMLGQVRDEMEELQASRDFWEDRALDYDHQIQLLHSAVKEWRRKALSSEAKANDLKAQAILLRAELEKLRKEKTREETSRTKSSAANLHDSPNEMEKRVLVCRLKENRQPNDDCCKQESLGDRRKKQPTCSSRINETKRSPFRDLGNSPTLVRQNSRAVFPLHCPLPANVMRDS, encoded by the exons ATGGACAAAGCAACGATAATAACAACATTGACAGCAAGGAGGCCAAAACGGCAATACCCACCAGCGCCACCAGCACCAAGAATCCTGCAGTTGCCTCGCAGGAAACCACCAGCAAAGGCTAGTGCTGCCAAGTCCGGTTTACAAAGAAacaggaaaggtaagctggagACTTTGTTTGATCAAGAAAGAGAGTTTACAAGAGGGGTTATGCCCATTGTAACAGTGAGTGGTGGAGGGGATGATCAGAGTGAGGAGAGGAGAGAGAGAGTAGAGAGAAGAGAAAGCGTGGTGATGGAGGAGGAGAAGTGGAAGTTTCAAGCTGAGATGTTGAGGGCAGAGTGTAATTTGCTAAGGATGGAGAGAGAGATTGCTGTGAAGAAAATGGAGAGGAGAAGGGTCCACGTCGAAAGGGCTTTGAGATCTGCTGTTCAAACTCTGCTTTCT GGGAGAGAAAAGATGTGCGATGGAAAGAATGCAAGAGTGGTTTTGGAGGAAGGGATCATTGAATTGGTTGAGAAACTAGATAAGTTGCAAAGAAGATCAAGGAATAAAGATCTAGATGTTCGAAAGTGCAGCAATTTTGACAAACAAGCATCTCTTCTTCAAAGACGGCTAGAGAAGTTCTCAGGAGGATCAGATGAGATATATGTGAAGGAGATTCAAGAGATGGCAGAAGCAAGCTTGTCCATCAATACTTCTAGCAGCACCAAAGAAAATTTTGTTTCAACtcgcagcagcagcagcaat AATGTGCAGATGGAGGTCCTCAGAAGGAAAATGGAGGGACTGTCAAATGGGAGTCTATTAGAGAGGATGGAATTTGAATATGGGTTGATGCTCTCTACAGAGGCTACTAGTTCGAATTTTGCTGCCACTTCCAAGCAAATCGAATCATCGGAGCTGTCTTCATCTTCAGTGAGGCAACCCTGCAAG GAGAGAGAGCCCTATGAAGAGAGAGCATGTTCAGGATGCTGCAAGGCAATAGTGCAAAGGGTTGTGGAGCAAGTTCGGGCTGAGACAGAGCAATGGTCGCAAATGCAAGAGATGCTGGGGCAAGTCAGGGATGAGATGGAGGAATTGCAGGCTTCTAGAGATTTTTGGGAAGATCGAGCACTCGATTATGATCATCAAATTCAATTGCTACACTCTGCT GTGAAAGAATGGAGACGAAAAGCCCTGTCCTCTGAAGCAAAGGCAAATGATCTAAAAGCTCAGGCAATTTTGCTCCGAGCCGAGCTTGAAAAGCTGAGGAAGGAAAAAACCAGAGAAGAAACAAGCAGGACCAAAAGTTCGGCAGCAAATTTGCATGACTCACCAAACGAGATGGAGAAACGAGTATTGGTTTGTCGACTGAAAGAAAATCGGCAACCAAATGATGATTGCTGCAAGCAGGAGAGCTTGGGAGATAGAAGAAAAAAACAACCAACATGTAGCAGCAGAATTAATGAGACAAAACGCTCACCATTTAGAGATCTAGGAAATTCACCAACATTGGTCAGGCAAAATAGCAGGGCAGTTTTTCCTTTGCACTGTCCCCTGCCTGCCAATGTAATGAGAGATTCTTAA
- the LOC110617972 gene encoding probable beta-1,3-galactosyltransferase 8 yields the protein MRAKPINSGKTILVLCIISFIAGSLFTSRTWNHSSTSQTKDHQNIPVVSHYMKKLQEVKRDCDHKRKLAEGKPGNIIGEVRKTHQAIKSLQNTISTLEMELTAAKTSKSSSQLSLERSTNHSLQKAFVVIGINTAFSSRKRRDSVRETWMPKGNKLNELEKEKGIVIRFVIGHSARPGGFLDKALDSEEEEYKDFLRLNHVEGYHQLSTKTRLYFSTAVAIWDAEFYVKVDDDVHVNLGMLATTLAKYRSKPRIYVGCMKSGPVLSQKGEKYHEPEYWKFGEEGNKYFRHATGQIYAISKDLASYISINSPILHRYANEDVSLGSWFIGLEVEHVDEHSMCCGTPPDCEWKAQAGNICVASFDWGCSGICKSVERMKRVHNSCGEGEGEGSVWKIDVFN from the exons ATGAGAGCGAAACCAATTAATTCAGGAAAAACAATTCTTGTACTGTGCATTATCAGCTTCATCGCAGGCTCGCTGTTTACTAGTCGGACATGGAATCATTCTTCAACTTCACAAACAAAGGATCATCAGAATATTCCTGTCGTTTCTCATTATATGAAGAAGCTGCAGGAAGTGAAACGAGATTGCGATCACAAGCGT AAATTGGCTGAAGGAAAACCTGGGAATATCATCGGAGAAGTTAGGAAGACCCATCAAGCAATCAA gtCGCTTCAGAATACAATTTCAACGTTAGAAATGGAGCTAACAGCAGCTAAAACAAGCAAATCAAGCAGCCAACTTTCACTAGAAAGATCCACAAATCACTCTCTGCAAAAAGCATTTGTTGTAATTGGAATTAACACAGCATTCAGCAGCAGAAAACGCCGAGACTCAGTTCGAGAAACTTGGATGCCAAAAG GAAACAAATTGAATGAACtagagaaagagaaagggaTTGTGATAAGGTTTGTGATAGGACACAGTGCGAGACCAGGTGGATTTCTTGATAAAGCATTAGACTCAGAAGAGGAAGAATACAAAGACTTCCTTAGGTTGAATCATGTGGAGGGTTATCATCAACTTTCCACCAAGACTAGATTATACTTCTCCACGGCGGTGGCTATATGGGACGCCGAGTTCTACGTCAAGGTAGACGACGACGTTCATGTCAATTTAGGTATGCTAGCTACCACTCTAGCTAAATACCGATCCAAGCCTAGGATTTACGTCGGCTGCATGAAGTCTGGTCCTGTTCTCTCTCAAAA AGGAGAAAAGTATCATGAACCAGAGTACTGGAAATTTGGAGAAGAAGGGAACAAATACTTTCGACATGCAACTGGCCAAATTTATGCCATCTCTAAGGATCTTGCTTCTTATATCTCTATTAACTC ACCAATATTGCATAGATATGCAAACGAAGACGTTTCACTGGGGTCGTGGTTCATCGGATTGGAAGTTGAACACGTGGACGAGCATTCCATGTGTTGTGGGACCCCTCcag ATTGTGAATGGAAGGCCCAAGCAGGAAACATATGCGTGGCGTCCTTCGATTGGGGATGTAGCGGAATATGCAAATCAGTGGAGAGGATGAAGCGAGTACACAATTCTtgtggagaaggagaaggagaagggagTGTTTGGAAGATTGatgttttcaattaa
- the LOC110617024 gene encoding filamin A-interacting protein 1-like isoform X2: MDKATIITTLTARRPKRQYPPAPPAPRILQLPRRKPPAKASAAKSGLQRNRKGKLETLFDQEREFTRGVMPIVTVSGGGDDQSEERRERVERRESVVMEEEKWKFQAEMLRAECNLLRMEREIAVKKMERRRVHVERALRSAVQTLLSGREKMCDGKNARVVLEEGIIELVEKLDKLQRRSRNKDLDVRKCSNFDKQASLLQRRLEKFSGGSDEIYVKEIQEMAEASLSINTSSSTKENFVSTRSSSSNMEVLRRKMEGLSNGSLLERMEFEYGLMLSTEATSSNFAATSKQIESSELSSSSVRQPCKEREPYEERACSGCCKAIVQRVVEQVRAETEQWSQMQEMLGQVRDEMEELQASRDFWEDRALDYDHQIQLLHSAVKEWRRKALSSEAKANDLKAQAILLRAELEKLRKEKTREETSRTKSSAANLHDSPNEMEKRVLVCRLKENRQPNDDCCKQESLGDRRKKQPTCSSRINETKRSPFRDLGNSPTLVRQNSRAVFPLHCPLPANVMRDS; the protein is encoded by the exons ATGGACAAAGCAACGATAATAACAACATTGACAGCAAGGAGGCCAAAACGGCAATACCCACCAGCGCCACCAGCACCAAGAATCCTGCAGTTGCCTCGCAGGAAACCACCAGCAAAGGCTAGTGCTGCCAAGTCCGGTTTACAAAGAAacaggaaaggtaagctggagACTTTGTTTGATCAAGAAAGAGAGTTTACAAGAGGGGTTATGCCCATTGTAACAGTGAGTGGTGGAGGGGATGATCAGAGTGAGGAGAGGAGAGAGAGAGTAGAGAGAAGAGAAAGCGTGGTGATGGAGGAGGAGAAGTGGAAGTTTCAAGCTGAGATGTTGAGGGCAGAGTGTAATTTGCTAAGGATGGAGAGAGAGATTGCTGTGAAGAAAATGGAGAGGAGAAGGGTCCACGTCGAAAGGGCTTTGAGATCTGCTGTTCAAACTCTGCTTTCT GGGAGAGAAAAGATGTGCGATGGAAAGAATGCAAGAGTGGTTTTGGAGGAAGGGATCATTGAATTGGTTGAGAAACTAGATAAGTTGCAAAGAAGATCAAGGAATAAAGATCTAGATGTTCGAAAGTGCAGCAATTTTGACAAACAAGCATCTCTTCTTCAAAGACGGCTAGAGAAGTTCTCAGGAGGATCAGATGAGATATATGTGAAGGAGATTCAAGAGATGGCAGAAGCAAGCTTGTCCATCAATACTTCTAGCAGCACCAAAGAAAATTTTGTTTCAACtcgcagcagcagcagcaat ATGGAGGTCCTCAGAAGGAAAATGGAGGGACTGTCAAATGGGAGTCTATTAGAGAGGATGGAATTTGAATATGGGTTGATGCTCTCTACAGAGGCTACTAGTTCGAATTTTGCTGCCACTTCCAAGCAAATCGAATCATCGGAGCTGTCTTCATCTTCAGTGAGGCAACCCTGCAAG GAGAGAGAGCCCTATGAAGAGAGAGCATGTTCAGGATGCTGCAAGGCAATAGTGCAAAGGGTTGTGGAGCAAGTTCGGGCTGAGACAGAGCAATGGTCGCAAATGCAAGAGATGCTGGGGCAAGTCAGGGATGAGATGGAGGAATTGCAGGCTTCTAGAGATTTTTGGGAAGATCGAGCACTCGATTATGATCATCAAATTCAATTGCTACACTCTGCT GTGAAAGAATGGAGACGAAAAGCCCTGTCCTCTGAAGCAAAGGCAAATGATCTAAAAGCTCAGGCAATTTTGCTCCGAGCCGAGCTTGAAAAGCTGAGGAAGGAAAAAACCAGAGAAGAAACAAGCAGGACCAAAAGTTCGGCAGCAAATTTGCATGACTCACCAAACGAGATGGAGAAACGAGTATTGGTTTGTCGACTGAAAGAAAATCGGCAACCAAATGATGATTGCTGCAAGCAGGAGAGCTTGGGAGATAGAAGAAAAAAACAACCAACATGTAGCAGCAGAATTAATGAGACAAAACGCTCACCATTTAGAGATCTAGGAAATTCACCAACATTGGTCAGGCAAAATAGCAGGGCAGTTTTTCCTTTGCACTGTCCCCTGCCTGCCAATGTAATGAGAGATTCTTAA
- the LOC110617730 gene encoding protein RETICULATA-RELATED 4, chloroplastic, translated as MAIAACFFTPTSSNFNPHLNLHRPFLSSHSSSLRLSLSSPSPSPLSLRHQHTDPFSLFVPFASSSGGDGSFNNGTRSGGGGGGGNDDSNSNNSGGDEDGDNAANRNRKEAMIVLAESKRALETLPNDLVAAIQAGRIPGAVVSRFLELEKSGFFRWLLNFGGFKERLLADDLFLAKVGIECGVGIFTKTAAEYERRRENFFKELEIVFADVVMAIIADFMLVYLPAPTVSLRPPLASSAGHIAKFFYSCPDNAFQVALAGTSYSFLQRLGSIVRNGAKLFAVGTTSSLVGTAVTNALINARKAVDKSGEVENVPVLSTSVAYGVYMAVSSNLRYQVLAGVIEQRILDPLLHQHKLMLSAICFAVRTGNTFLGSLLWVDYARLIGLQKSQEEQKELA; from the exons ATGGCCATCGCCGCCTGCTTCTTCACCCCCACCTCCTCCAACTTCAACCCCCACCTCAATCTTCACCGTCCATTTCTTTCCTCCCACTCATCATCCCTCCGCCTCTCCCTCTCCTCGCCTTCCCCTTCTCCTCTCTCCCTCCGCCACCAACATACTGACCCTTTCTCCCTCTTTGTCCCTTTCGCTTCATCTTCTGGTGGAGATGGCAGCTTCAATAATGGAACCCGTTCAGGCGGCGGCGGCGGCGGAGGCAATGACGACAGCAATAGTAATAATAGCGGCGGTGATGAGGATGGTGATAATGCAGCGAATAGAAACAGGAAAGAGGCGATGATTGTGTTAGCGGAGTCGAAGCGAGCTCTAGAGACTTTGCCCAATGACTTGGTGGCAGCGATCCAGGCCGGCAGAATCCCTGGAGCGGTGGTTTCCAGGTTTCTAGAGTTGGAAAAGTCGGGATTCTTCCGTTGGTTGCTTAATTTTGGTGGGTTCAAGGAGAGGCTGCTGGCTGATGATCTGTTTCTCGCTAAGGTCGGCATCGAATGCGGTGTCGGTATCTTCACTAAG ACGGCTGCAGAATATGAACGTCGCAGGGAGAACTTTTTCAAGGAGCTGGAAATTGTTTTTGCAGACGTG gTGATGGCCATAATAGCAGATTTCATGCTTGTTTATCTTcctgctccaacagtatccctcCGACCACCTCTTGCAAGCAGTGCTGGGCATATTGCAAAGTTCTTCTACAGCTGCCCTGATAATGCATTTCAG GTTGCTCTTGCTGGAACTTCCTATTCATTTTTACAGAGACTAGGTTCTATTGTG CGTAATGGGGCAAAACTTTTTGCTGTTGGCACCACCTCATCACTG GTTGGCACTGCCGTGACAAATGCATTGATCAATGCAAGGAAGGCTGTGGATAAGTCTGGTGAAGTTGAAAATGTGCCTGTTTTGTCCACCAGTGTTGCCTATGGTGTCTATATGGCAGTTTCTAGCAACCTCAG GTATCAAGTACTGGCTGGTGTGATTGAACAGCGGATTTTGGATCCTTTATTACACCAGCACAAGCTCATGCTCAGTGCAATATGTTTCGCTGTCCGAACAGGCAACACGTTTTTGGGTTCATTGTT GTGGGTGGATTATGCTCGGTTGATAGGACTTCAAAAGTCTCAGGAAGAGCAGAAAGAATTGGCTTGA
- the LOC110617728 gene encoding phospholipase A1-Igamma3, chloroplastic gives MASLFMNTLKATLPHVSKDLFPRYNNLNKSKAFLPITKKHFSPTPRRSSSSVSSLTPQLDQTLLDYQEDDRPLSEIWKEIQGFNDWEGLLDPMNSHLRKEIIRYGEFAQACYDSFDFDPHSKYCGACKYQGGHFFDKLDMQGHGYKISRYLYATSNINLPYFFQKSKLNSVWSVHANWMGYVAVTTDEGEIKRLGRRDIIIAWRGTVTYLEWIYDLKDFLCSANFTNDPSIKIESGFYDLYTKKENSCKYCSFSAREQVLAEIKRLLDYYRGEEISITITGHSLGAALAILSAYDIAEMRLNYMDHEESKNRIPITVYSFAGPRVGNLKFKERCEELGVKVLRVINVHDKVPTVPGIFANEKFQYQKYVEETMSFPWSYAHVGVELALDHTQSPFLKPTNDLGCAHNQEVHLHLVDGYHGKGRRFCLATKRDIALVNKSCDFLRSEYGVPPHWRQDENKGLVRNREGRWVVPERPRVEAHPEDTAHHLEQVLKIASSSQVEAI, from the coding sequence ATGGCCTCTTTGTTTATGAATACTCTCAAAGCCACCCTGCCTCACGTCTCTAAAGATCTCTTCCCAAGATACAACAATCTGAACAAATCCAAGGCTTTCCTCCCTATTACGAAAAAACACTTTTCGCCAACTCCTAGAAGATCTTCATCGTCTGTCTCCAGTCTAACTCCACAACTAGACCAAACTCTACTTGATTATCAAGAAGATGATAGGCCTCTAAGTGAAATATGGAAGGAAATTCAAGGCTTCAATGACTGGGAAGGACTCCTAGACCCCATGAACTCTCATCTCCGTAAAGAAATAATCCGCTATGGAGAGTTCGCGCAAGCATGCTATGATTCTTTCGATTTCGATCCTCACTCCAAGTACTGTGGCGCATGCAAATACCAAGGAGGTCATTTCTTCGATAAGCTGGATATGCAAGGCCATGGTTACAAAATCAGCAGGTATCTCTACGCCACTTCAAATATTAACCTCCCATATTTCTTCCAGAAATCTAAGCTAAACAGCGTTTGGAGCGTCCATGCAAATTGGATGGGCTACGTTGCCGTCACAACCGATGAAGGAGAAATCAAACGGCTAGGCCGCCGCGATATAATCATAGCATGGAGAGGCACAGTCACTTACTTAGAGTGGATATATGATCTTAAAGATTTTCTTTGCTCTGCTAATTTTACCAACGACCCATCCATCAAAATCGAGTCAGGATTTTATGATTTATATACCAAGAAAGAAAACTCTTGTAAATATTGCTCATTTTCAGCTCGTGAACAAGTTTTAGCAGAGATTAAGCGACTTCTTGACTATTACAGAGGTGAAGAAATTAGTATCACAATCACGGGTCACAGCCTAGGGGCAGCTTTGGCTATATTAAGTGCCTATGATATTGCAGAGATGAGGCTTAATTATATGGACCATGAAGAGTCGAAGAATAGAATTCCTATAACAGTCTACTCTTTCGCTGGCCCTCGAGTAGGAAATCTCAAGTTTAAAGAACGATGCGAAGAGCTTGGAGTTAAGGTTCTAAGAGTGATTAATGTGCATGATAAGGTACCAACAGTGCCAGGGATTTTTGCTAATGAGAAATTCCAATATCAAAAGTACGTGGAGGAGACCATGTCGTTTCCTTGGAGCTATGCACATGTAGGGGTGGAACTTGCGTTGGATCACACCCAAAGTCCATTTCTAAAGCCCACTAATGATCTTGGTTGTGCACATAATCAGGAGGTCCACTTACACTTGGTGGATGGCTACCATGGCAAAGGACGACGGTTTTGCCTGGCAACTAAGAGAGATATTGCCCTTGTTAATAAGAGTTGTGATTTCTTGAGGAGCGAGTATGGTGTGCCACCGCACTGGCGGCAAGACGAGAACAAAGGGTTGGTGAGAAATAGAGAAGGGCGATGGGTGGTGCCAGAAAGGCCTAGAGTGGAGGCCCATCCAGAAGACACGGCTCACCACCTTGAACAAGTGCTCAAAATTGCAAGCTCGTCTCAAGTGGAAGCAATCTGA
- the LOC110617971 gene encoding NAC transcription factor 32 translates to MEGTNSEAKFSVTSIHQSVFKTHSNPQAFSAASPSSASTSSSSSFGHCNSRLPSQSLAYVNSPADGITASASVDVSDRDLFKASNRSKALDIPFLDSFPPGYRFSPFDEELIVHYLDNKVANRPLPKNKIMEVDLYSYNPEDLAVEYRHCGEKEWYFFTPRDKKYPNGSRPRRAARNGFWKATGADKCIKHGNKVVGYRKALVFYTRTIHESKKTNWIMHEYRVSNAPPRTKTSANDMRLDDWVLCRIYKKEGKGNTKNRQSNEEQSPQQLDAAAANVAMGVENESEAPGYTNTLGEYQQHVPMQMQEFPPSFSHVPPLDNNLAMNNYGGHNQAMFGALNYQQGSFVEPKYVSYGAYNIYGADMAPPMLEPIQMVPANQNVFTSRYLNENGCELKARSSEDQYECCYLNYEENADDAMGTQVPPPP, encoded by the exons ATGGAAGGAACAAATTCGGAAGCCAAGTTCTCTGTTACGTCCATTCATCAATCGGTTTTCAAAACCCATTCAAATCCCCAAGCCTTCTCTGCTGCTTCTCCTTCGTCTGCTTCCACTTCTTCCTCTTCATCATTTGGCCATTGCAATTCAAGACTACCCTCTCAAAGCCTCGCCTATGTTAATTCTCCGGCAGATGGAATAACCGCGTCTGCTTCTGTTGATGTTTCAGATAGAGACCTATTCAAGGCCAGCAACAGAAGTAAAGCCCTTGATATTCcttttcttgattcttttccaccTGGTTATCGTTTTTCCCCTTTTGACGAAGAGCTCATCGTTCATTACTTGGACAACAAGGTTGCCAATCGCCCTTTGCCAAAAAACAAGATCATGGAGGTTGATCTTTACAGCTATAATCCCGAAGATCTTGCAG TGGAGTATCGGCACTGCGGGGAGAAAGAATGGTACTTTTTTACACCGAGGGACAAGAAGTATCCAAACGGAAGCAGACCACGTCGAGCAGCCCGTAATGGATTCTGGAAAGCAACCGGAGCTGATAAATGTATCAAGCATGGAAACAAGGTGGTTGGATATAGGAAGGCACTTGTTTTCTACACGAGAACGATCCATGAGAGTAAAAAAACGAACTGGATCATGCATGAATATAGGGTCAGCAATGCACCTCCACGAACCAAAACGAGTGCCAATGACATGAgg TTGGACGACTGGGTTCTGTGCAGAATATACAAGAAAGAAGGCAAAGGCAATACCAAAAATCGACAGTCTAATGAAGAACAATCTCCACAACAGTTAGATGCTGCTGCTGCCAATGTTGCTATGGGAGTTGAAAATGAAAGCGAAGCTCCAGGCTACACAAACACTCTCGGTGAGTATCAGCAACATGTTCCAATGCAAATGCAAGAGTTTCCACCTTCATTTTCACACGTTCCTCCTCTTGACAATAACCTCGCAATGAACAACTATGGTGGTCATAACCAAGCAATGTTCGGAGCTCTCAATTATCAACAGGGAAGTTTTGTTGAACCCAAGTATGTATCTTATGGGGCTTATAATATTTACGGTGCTGATATGGCACCACCAATGCTAGAGCCCATTCAGATGGTTCCTGCAAATCAGAACGTGTTCACCTCTAGATATTTGAATGAGAATGGTTGTGAGTTGAAGGCAAGGTCATCAGAGGATCAGTATGAGTGTTGTTATTTAAATTATGAGGAGAATGCTGATGACGCAATGGGTACGCAGGTACCTCCTCCGCCatag
- the LOC110617970 gene encoding uncharacterized protein LOC110617970 gives MSTPNATEMNLFQISPLGIFWKSLAIGCPLLFYAFLFSHNPHTQFSSDPFSPLQLKFPASSSPNLSIHSPTNISHIGFIVISSLKTWNTRNPYILSWWRPNLTRGFVFLDEQPTQEYLPWPSTSPPYQINENVSNLRIYPKLVSPVQVRMFRSLLDMYRVVGDGNKDLRWFMMCDDDTVLFVDNLVEILDKYDHSKYFYIGDNSECVGSNFYITFDMGYGGAGYALSYPLVELLATRLDACIERYSHLHFSDHMAQSCLADIGVALTIEKGIHQIDLQGDISGLLSAHPQSPLLSLHHFDFINPIFPSMDRYEATNHLMKAAKFDQSRLMQQTICYDKKRNWSFSVSWGYSTHIYENTIPRSILRKPLETFKPWHGNANPPFYMFNTRSVTNDPCEAPHVFFFQSIEFDSASKNHLLTTYFRASPRNLPPCSPDGNHSADSISKIQVLSPATTRKPAGVIECCDVEYKAEMDSTEIVIRSCMKGEVVA, from the exons ATGTCTACTCCAAATGCCACAGAAATGAACCTCTTTCAAATCTCACCTCTTGGGATTTTTTGGAAATCACTAGCCATTGGATGTCCACTACTCTTCTATGCATTCTTGTTTAGCCACAATCCTCATACCCAATTTTCATCAGACCCATTTTCACCTCTTCAACTTAAATTCCCAGCTTCGTCGTCACCTAATCTCAGTATCCATTCTCCCACCAATATCAGCCACATTGGATTCATAGTTATAAGCTCCTTGAAAACATGGAACACTAGAAACCCATATATTCTCTCATGGTGGAGACCAAATCTAACTAGAGGATTTGTCTTCTTAGATGAACAACCCACACAAGAATATCTTCCTTGGCCTTCAACTTCTCCTCCTTACCAAATCAATGAAAATGTCTCCAACTTAAGGATCTATCCTAAGCTTGTGAGCCCTGTTCAAGTTCGAATGTTTCGTTCACTTTTAGATATGTATAGAGTAGTGGGAGATGGTAATAAAGATTTGAGATGGTTCATGATGTGTGATGATGACACTGTTCTTTTTGTGGACAACTTGGTAGAGATTTTAGACAAGTATGATCATAGTAAGTATTTTTATATTGGGGATAATTCAGAATGTGTAGGTTCCAATTTTTATATCACTTTtgacatgggatatggtggagcTGGCTATGCTTTGAGCTACCCATTAGTGGAACTATTGGCAACTCGATTAGATGCTTGTATTGAGAGGTATTCACATTTGCACTTCAGTGATCATATGGCTCAATCTTGTTTAGCTGATATTGGAGTCGCTTTAACCATTGAAAAGGGTATCCATCAG ATTGATTTACAAGGTGACATATCAGGTCTTTTATCAGCTCACCCACAATCTCCTCTTCTCAGTCTCCAtcattttgattttataaatccAATCTTTCCTTCCATGGATCGTTATGAAGCTACAAATCATCTCATGAAAGCAGCAAAATTTGATCAATCTCGTCTCATGCAACAAACGATCTGCTACGACAAGAAAAGAAACTGGTCTTTCTCTGTGTCATGGGGATACTCTACTCATATATATGAGAACACAATCCCCAGAAGTATTCTACGTAAACCCCTTGAGACGTTTAAGCCTTGGCATGGGAATGCCAATCCTCCATTTTACATGTTCAACACTCGCTCGGTAACCAACGATCCATGTGAAGCTCCTCATGTATTCTTCTTTCAGTCCATAGAGTTTGATAGCGCTTCAAAGAATCATCTTCTTACAACCTATTTTCGAGCTTCACCTCGTAATTTGCCACCTTGTTCGCCTGATGGCAACCATTCTGCTGATTCCATATCCAAAATTCAGGTGCTTTCTCCGGCCACAACCCGCAAGCCT GCAGGAGTAATAGAATGCTGTGATGTTGAATACAAAGCTGAGATGGATAGTACAGAGATTGTGATCAGATCATGTATGAAAGGTGAAGTAGTTGCGTAG
- the LOC110617729 gene encoding phenylacetaldehyde reductase has product MSSGAGKIVCVTGASGYIASWLVKLLLARGYTVKASVRDPNDPKKTEHLRALEGAEERLQLFKANLLEEGSFDAAVEGCECVFHTASPFYLDVQNPQAELIDPALKGTLNVLNSCAKVPSVRRVVLTSSMAAVAYNGKPRTPEVIVDETWFSDPDFCKESKLWYVVSKTLAEDSAWKFAKEKGIDLVSINPAMVIGPLLQPTLNTSAAAILSLIKGANTFPNATFGWVNVKDVANAHIQAFEIPSASGRYCLVEKVAHCSEVVKILLELYPDFQLPEKCADDKPYVPTYQVSKEKAESLGIDFIPLNVSLQETVESLKEKGFVIF; this is encoded by the exons ATGAGCAGTGGCGCAGGGAAGATCGTGTGCGTCACCGGAGCCTCCGGTTACATTGCTTCTTGGCTTGTGAAGCTCCTTCTCGCCAGGGGCTATACCGTCAAGGCCTCTGTTCGTGATCCAA ATGATCCCAAAAAAACTGAACACTTACGCGCACTTGAAGGAGCTGAGGAGAGGCTTCAGCTGTTTAAAGCAAACCTACTGGAAGAAGGTTCCTTTGATGCTGCTGTTGAAGGGTGTGAATGTGTTTTCCATACTGCATCACCTTTTTATCTTGACGTTCAGAATCCACAG GCTGAATTAATTGATCCTGCATTGAAGGGAACACTTAATGTTCTTAACTCATGTGCAAAAGTCCCATCAGTCAGACGAGTTGTCTTGACATCATCTATGGCTGCAGTTGCTTATAATGGAAAACCTCGGACTCCAGAAGTAATAGTGGATGAAACTTGGTTTTCTGATCCGGACTTTTGCAAGGAATCTAAG ctTTGGTATGTGGTCTCAAAGACCTTGGCTGAAGATTCTGCATGGAAATTTGCAAAAGAGAAGGGCATCGACTTGGTTAGCATAAATCCAGCAATGGTGATTGGTCCTCTTCTACAACCAACGCTAAATACTAGTGCTGCTGCAATTTTAAGCCTGATAAAAG GAGCAAACACTTTTCCCAATGCAACTTTTGGATGGGTGAATGTTAAAGATGTTGCCAATGCACATATTCAAGCATTTGAGATTCCATCTGCAAGTGGACGATATTGTTTGGTTGAGAAAGTTGCACATTGCTCGGAAGTAGTCAAAATTTTGCTAGAGCTTTACCCGGATTTCCAACTTCCAGAAAA ATGTGCAGATGATAAGCCTTACGTGCCAACATATCAGGTGTCTAAGGAAAAAGCAGAAAGCTTGGGTATTGACTTCATCCCTTTAAATGTGAGCTTACAGGAAACAGTTGAAAGCTTAAAGGAGAAAGGATTTGTCATATTTTAA